The stretch of DNA TCTTTCCTACTCATCTACGCATATAATCTCGGTTTTAAAATTCCTTTTCCCCTCTTCGAAATCCCTAACGTAGCAGTTTTCTATCTTATATTCACCGCGATTGCTTCTCTTATGTCGCTACCTTTCGGAAAACTAGCAGACATAACAGGCAGAAAAGCAGTTTTGCTCACATCTTACGTTTTCTGGGGAGCATTATGCTGGGGATTCGTTTATGCCAATTCTCTAACAGCAATAGTACTCTTATTTGTTCTATATGGTTTACACAAAACAGCAGCAGAGCCTGTCCAAAGAGCCTTCGTTTCCGAGCTTGCACCTGAAAAATACCGAGCAAGCGTACTGGGTACTTACCAACTTGTTGTAGGACTATTTGCTTTACCCGCTTCTATAATTGCTGGAATTTTGTGGGCACATTTCGGAACGTATACCCCATTCTACTTTTCCTTCATCTTAACATTCCTAGCAACTCTTTTATTGCTATTTGTACGAGAAAAGGAGCAGAAGCCCTAATTCAGAAAGAATTTAAGAAATCCATAGCTGTATCCGAGTTTAAGGAGGTTATGACATTTTGAGCGGTTAAGAAGGCTATTCTTAGCTGAACTTGATAAGCCAAAAGATTGGAACAACTAACTGTCATGGACAAAAAACATGTACATACAATAGACGCGTCAGACTGTAAGTCCAGTGAACCTTTCGAGGTACAATTGAATGTTGAGGACTCGAAGACGTTGAGCACCCTAATGTACTTTCCCATTACACCAACTGGGTTAAACTTTACACTTGCAAACGTTACGTTGGAAAAGCTGAATTTGCCGACAGTTAGTAATGGCTATGAAGCAAAACTTAGGGTAACTTTAGAAGAATCGACGACACTGGGTGCAAGAGCATTCTGCAATCTTCCCAGCTTATGGAAGGAAAAGGGAAAAAGTCACGGTTGAATAGATGCCAAAATTTAAAATTCATTCTTTAACTAGTTGAAGAACAAAAACAATTCCAATTAGGAAACAGATGAAACCTAAAATTATCGCGTATATTTGAGGAATAACCTTACTTATCACGACTACAAAATATGTCGGTCCAACAAAACACAGTATTGCAGCCAAAACCGCGTACAACACTTGCTTAACTTCGTGTCTTACAAATCTGCTACTAGTTTTCGCCAAACAAATGTCCTCCATTCGGAAAACATACTTTTAACTTCACTATTAACCTTTTTCTTCTTTTTATATTCTACAGTGCTTGTTGAACCTCTTGCCCCAAAGCTTTCATCAATAACTTGAACACTGCAAATCCTGCATCTTTATCCGACCGTAACCCACTAGTCGCGCCCAAAAGACAAAAACCATTCCATCCCCGCTCTTTAGCTAGACCCAATAACAACCCAGTAGCGCCCATAATTCGACCTTGCCTATAGATTATGCCGCCTTTTTCCATAACTTCTGCAGCTAGCTCATTTGATGTGGTTGCTACATAGACGTCCTTTTTTTCACTCGAAACAGGGACACCACCAACAGTTACTACAAAATTGCAGCCTAGCTTCTGCACAAAATCTAAAACCTCCTCGCATATTTCATAATGAGCCAAGACATTATCCAATGGAGGCTGCGAATCTCCTGTCAAAACAACTACACTCAACTTATTTCCAGATGGAGGTGCATAAAATTCGTAACGCGGAGGACTGCAAATTCCATGATTACTAAGAACAACGTAGTCGGGGAAAAATGGGGAGTAGTATTCTGCGAACAGTTTCGCTTCACTGAACTTAATTAGCAGTTGTGCTGTAATTTTACCCACATTCCCAAACCCAGGCAGTCCCTCTATGAAGATGGGTCTGTCAAGTTTTGGATGAAATCTTTGATGGATATATGATTTTTTCAAATTTATGCACAGCTAAAAGAAGCATGATGGATGTTATAATGCTTTTCGCACGCAATGACACCTCAAAACATTTAAGGCATGCTATATCAAACTTGAAAGGGGAAGCGGGGTGGGGTAGCCAGGTTTAACCCGCTGGGCTCATAACCCAGAGATCCGTAGTTCAAATCTACGCCCCGCTACCAAAAACGTGCGTTCTTTGTGAGTGTGTGTTTGGTACAGTGACTAGACTATTCTATTAGGCTATTCTTAAGTTGCAGCTTACTTTTTGATGTCAGTTTTAGTTCGAATAAAAAGGAATGTTTGTAATTGAAACAGGATTTCCTATGGGGTGTGGTTAAAGTCGTAAGTAAAAGAACTTATCGCTAAATGTTTATTGCGCGCGTGTCTTTATGTAAGGTTTAATAGTTGTGGTGGTTATTGAGATGGAGGAAGCCGTGTGCTGCATGATTGTTGTTTTGAAGCTGGTCGTCGCATGTTTAGGGGGGTGTGTTGATGATGGAAATTGAAGTTGGGGATAGGGTGAAGATTCCTGCAGGTGGGAAGTTTCATCCGGAAGCGGGGCACTTCGGCAAGTGCGTGTGGATTAGCGAAGATGGAAAAACTTTGGCGATACTATGTGAAAGGAGTCACGAAGGCAAAAACACTGTTTTTATGGTGAAAGTCGATTCAAAGAAATGAGCGATATGCGCAAAGAATTGTCTCCACGATGCACGCACATTCTTTATTGATTTTGTCATGCTCATACGCGCGCCTGTTTGTGTCGGCTCCTTACACCATAACATTTAAGCCACATGCTTCATATGAACAAGCCATAACAACAACTGGTGTAAATACATGTCAAACAAAGAACAAATCGAAAACGAGGCATCTACTGAAAAAGTGGAAAGCGAAGAAGCTGCAAAGGAAAAAGAAGTTAAAAGCCGCAGAGCACCTCCCAAAGCAAGCAAAGACCAAAACACAGTCTACATTGGAAACAAACCTCCAATGAACTATGTCATGGCAGTCATCACAGCTTTCAATATGAGTGACACGGATAAAGTCATCCTGAAAGCGCGCGGCCGCGCTATAAGCACGGCCGTTGATGTTGCCGAAATCCTCCGCAACCGATTCTTCAAAGACGCCAAAGTCCACGCCATCTCCATCGGCACCGAACAAATCACACCCAGAGAAGGCGGAAACCCGAGAAACGTCTCAACAATGGAAATTACAATTAAAAAATAGAACCATTGGAGAAAACAGATCCGCCTATCCACTCTATTTTTGCAGAAACAACAGCTTCTACGCGCGCATTAAAAATTCAAGAGGCGCGTGTATTCCATTCTACTTTGCGAATTTAGCTGGATTTCTCTTAAACCTCTTCTTGTATTTAACGCTGCAGAAATAGAAAGTCTCTCCTTCGTAAATAATTTTGTATTCGGACTCTTATCGTCCAATGTGGCGCTGCAAACAGTGTCCCTAGGCATTACCCACACTTACCATAACGTAGGTGCGCAGTATACATTATCTGCTATTTTACTCTACGCTTCAAGAGTGAAGAGTCATTGTTAGTACATACGTACGTGCGCGCCTAATAGTTTCTCCGTGGGTAACCTAATTTGTATAGAATACATACATAATAATACTAAAAAGAGAAAAAATGGTTGGTGAACAAAGAACAGATGTTAGCTTGTGAGCTTAATATCTTCTTTGATTTCTTTGTGGTCTTCGCTTAGAATAACATTCTCGGCAGTATACTGGTCTACTTCCGTCAGGCTTGAAGGGAACTTCACATTCATTTCCACAATCAGCACAAACTGCCTTATGCATCTCTCTTTCGTTCATTCGCTATTTCAACTCCTATATTACTCAATGCAGAAAAACTAGTTCTTGCATGCATTCACTGCTTATACACAACACCCTATTAAACCTATGTGCAGCGTTTAAAACAACACTTTGTCTTCTTCGAAGAAAACTTTCTACTAGACAACAACTCTCCATCAGCATCCAATTCAGGATACTCCATATCCATCACCTATGAAACCAACGGAAAACCACACGTCAAAGTTCAAACGCAAGGAAACGTAGACAAAGCTGCCTTAAGAAGTGAGTTAAAGAAGAAGATCCAGACGCAAAGATCGAAGGATTAGCTGATGAACCATTGATAAAAGAGATATCAAATAAGACCTTGAAACCTGAGAAAAAACAAAAGAAGAAAAAATACTCTTCACAAGTCTAATACTGATTATGCAAACGACATTAAGAAATAAAAGCCAAGATCCCTAAACCATTATTCGAGTAGTGAAGAGATATGGGAAAGATTGTTCGTATAGGCATTACTTTTCCTTCTGAACTTCTTTCGGACTTTGACAAAGTTATTGAAGACATAGGGTACAAAAGCCGATCAAAAGCAATTCACGACACCGTTCGCACTTTTGTTAACGAACAGAAATGGCTTGCAGACGTGAAAGGAACAAGGGCTGGATCAATAACTATAATATACAACCATGAAACAAGAGAGTTAGAATCCGATCTAACAGACACCCAGCATCACTTCGAATCTATAATTTGTGCCACGATACACGTCCATTTAACCAAAGAAAAGTGCTTAGAAACAATAGCAGTAAAAGGAGAAGCTGAGAAAATAAAACAATTAGCCAAAAAGCTGAAAGCCAGAAAAGGAGTAGAAGAAGTTAGGCTGAACATCTTTTCGGTTTGATAAGAAAAATTGAGATCAAACTAGGCAGACCAAGTCTCAGTTGCATATGAAGTTACGATACTTTTAAAGCACAATTAACCTGAAGGATCAGTATGCACGAATGGGCTTTAGCAGAAGCAGTGATTTCCACAATTCTCAAAATAGCCGGAGAAGAAAGGCTAAAAGACATCGCTGAAGTAAACATCAAGATTGGCGAACTGCAACAAATAGATCAAGAGATATTCGAATTCGCTCTATCTCAACTCCAATCTCCCCTTCTCAAAAACGCGAAGTTCAATTTTGAAACTATAAAGGCTGAATTGAAATGCAAAGTTTGTGGGCGCCAATGGAGTTTTGACGCGGAAAACCTAGAAGAAGACGTATCAGAAGCAATCCACTTTATCCCCGAAATCGCCCACACATACATAAAATGTCCTAAATGCAGCAGCCCAGACTTTGAAATCCTAGTTGGACGCGGAGTTTGGTTGGAATCAATAAAAGGGGTGAAATAGCCATGGTTGATTCCAGACTAAACGTCATCAACAAAAGATTGGCAAAAATAGGAAAGATGATAGCAGTGTCAAGTGGCAAAGGGGGAGTAGGCAAAAGCTTGATCGCATCCACCTTGGCGCTTACACTTTCGAGAAGCGGCTTCAAAGTAGGTCTGCTGGACTTAGACTTCACCAGCCCATCTACCCACGTGATACTGGGAATTGAGGGATCATATCCTAAAGAGGAAAAAGGAATCATCCCACCCGTAGCTCACGGTTTAATGTACATGTCAATCATCTACTATTCCGGTGACGCGCCATCACCCTTGAGAGGCGTCGACATCTCTAATGCAATAATAGAGCTGCTGGCTATTACTCAGTGGGGCTCGCTGGATTTTCTTGTGATTGATATGCCTCCGGGCATCGGAGACGCGACATTGGACATGATAAGACTCGTTAAAGACATTAACTTCCTCGTTGTGACAACTTCATCTAAAGTGGTGTTTGAGACAGTTAGAAAATTGATGGAACTACTGAAAGACTTGAAGGTGTCCATCATTGGTATTATAGAGAACATGAAAATGACCGATTCGTCATTCATCCGCGAAAACGTTGAAAAGCACAACCTGTCCTTTCTGGGAGAAATAAAATTCGATCATAAGCTAGAGGACTCGATGGGAAACGTAAACAAATTATTAGAAACCAAGTTCGTAAAAAGCTTGGAGAGGATAGTCTCTCAGAAGCCTGAAATAAAATCTTAAAAAGACGACTAATTAGAAAACCCGCTCTAGCTGTCCCTCATCCAAGATTAAAGTTAATAAGCTCATCGTGTAAAGCATTGTGGATTTGCGTGTGGATACCATGTTCGAGTTTGGAAACCTTCGGTTTAGACCTACAGAAAAAGAAGATTTGAGATTGCTGCATGAGTGGGAAAACGATTTTGAACTAATAATGTACTCAAGAAGCAAGCCTATGAACTTTGTGAACATGGCGCAGTTAGAGAAACAATATGAAGAATGGGTGAAAGATGAGAAAAGCCTTCACCTTATCATTGAACTTGTTGATTCGAAAGAGGCTATTGGAATTGCTAAGCTGCGGCGAGGAGAATGGGGAAATGTGAAAACTGCAGATATTGGAACGTATATTGGCAAGAAGGAACTGTGGAGGAAAGGGTTAGGGCGACAAATTACAGTGGCTTTGTTAGAAATGTCCTTCAACCAATTGAATGCGGAACGGTGCGAGGCATGGAGCGTAGAATACAATCGTCGTGCTCATAAAGCTCTGGAAGCCTGTGGTTTCAAAAAAGGCGGAATAATGAGACAAGCTGCGTTCGTTAATGGACGAAAATGGGACGGCTTCCACTTTGATATACTGCGAGATGAGTACCTAAGTATACGAACAGACTTGCTAAAACGAACGTTGGAAGACAAATCAGAGGAATACCTTAAGAAACACTGCACCATCGAAGGATACTA from Candidatus Bathyarchaeota archaeon encodes:
- a CDS encoding MFS transporter, producing SFLLIYAYNLGFKIPFPLFEIPNVAVFYLIFTAIASLMSLPFGKLADITGRKAVLLTSYVFWGALCWGFVYANSLTAIVLLFVLYGLHKTAAEPVQRAFVSELAPEKYRASVLGTYQLVVGLFALPASIIAGILWAHFGTYTPFYFSFILTFLATLLLLFVREKEQKP
- a CDS encoding class II SORL domain-containing protein, which encodes MDKKHVHTIDASDCKSSEPFEVQLNVEDSKTLSTLMYFPITPTGLNFTLANVTLEKLNLPTVSNGYEAKLRVTLEESTTLGARAFCNLPSLWKEKGKSHG
- a CDS encoding PAC2 family protein, whose protein sequence is MKKSYIHQRFHPKLDRPIFIEGLPGFGNVGKITAQLLIKFSEAKLFAEYYSPFFPDYVVLSNHGICSPPRYEFYAPPSGNKLSVVVLTGDSQPPLDNVLAHYEICEEVLDFVQKLGCNFVVTVGGVPVSSEKKDVYVATTSNELAAEVMEKGGIIYRQGRIMGATGLLLGLAKERGWNGFCLLGATSGLRSDKDAGFAVFKLLMKALGQEVQQAL
- the nikR gene encoding nickel-responsive transcriptional regulator NikR, which produces MGKIVRIGITFPSELLSDFDKVIEDIGYKSRSKAIHDTVRTFVNEQKWLADVKGTRAGSITIIYNHETRELESDLTDTQHHFESIICATIHVHLTKEKCLETIAVKGEAEKIKQLAKKLKARKGVEEVRLNIFSV
- the hypA gene encoding hydrogenase nickel incorporation protein HypA — encoded protein: MHEWALAEAVISTILKIAGEERLKDIAEVNIKIGELQQIDQEIFEFALSQLQSPLLKNAKFNFETIKAELKCKVCGRQWSFDAENLEEDVSEAIHFIPEIAHTYIKCPKCSSPDFEILVGRGVWLESIKGVK
- a CDS encoding Mrp/NBP35 family ATP-binding protein — translated: MVDSRLNVINKRLAKIGKMIAVSSGKGGVGKSLIASTLALTLSRSGFKVGLLDLDFTSPSTHVILGIEGSYPKEEKGIIPPVAHGLMYMSIIYYSGDAPSPLRGVDISNAIIELLAITQWGSLDFLVIDMPPGIGDATLDMIRLVKDINFLVVTTSSKVVFETVRKLMELLKDLKVSIIGIIENMKMTDSSFIRENVEKHNLSFLGEIKFDHKLEDSMGNVNKLLETKFVKSLERIVSQKPEIKS
- a CDS encoding GNAT family N-acetyltransferase; its protein translation is MFEFGNLRFRPTEKEDLRLLHEWENDFELIMYSRSKPMNFVNMAQLEKQYEEWVKDEKSLHLIIELVDSKEAIGIAKLRRGEWGNVKTADIGTYIGKKELWRKGLGRQITVALLEMSFNQLNAERCEAWSVEYNRRAHKALEACGFKKGGIMRQAAFVNGRKWDGFHFDILRDEYLSIRTDLLKRTLEDKSEEYLKKHCTIEGY